The proteins below come from a single Natranaerofaba carboxydovora genomic window:
- a CDS encoding 2-oxoacid:acceptor oxidoreductase family protein → MGQNWQVVIGGEGGQGLVVAGVLLGEAAIEDGKKAAQTASYGIASRGGFTKSEVVVDDNEIQYPAVDEPNLVLALTEEALKKYYKKVPEDCLIVYDSSFVKDTYEGENVLGLPLAKKVRDEKANNLNLPLNVMSLGALIAKSGIVKKESLEKALEGRFAKKMDVNRKAVELGMELVKLTIN, encoded by the coding sequence ATGGGACAAAACTGGCAAGTGGTAATTGGAGGTGAAGGAGGACAGGGCCTTGTTGTGGCCGGAGTGCTTCTTGGCGAAGCAGCTATTGAAGACGGCAAAAAAGCAGCCCAAACTGCTTCATACGGAATTGCTTCAAGAGGAGGCTTTACCAAATCCGAGGTAGTTGTTGATGATAACGAAATCCAGTACCCAGCCGTAGACGAGCCAAACCTGGTTTTGGCCCTAACAGAAGAAGCGCTGAAAAAATACTATAAAAAAGTACCAGAAGATTGCCTGATAGTTTATGATAGCAGTTTTGTTAAAGACACCTATGAAGGAGAAAATGTTCTTGGACTACCTCTAGCCAAAAAAGTAAGAGATGAAAAAGCAAATAACCTTAATCTACCATTAAATGTTATGAGCCTTGGTGCCTTAATTGCCAAAAGCGGAATTGTCAAAAAAGAATCCCTAGAGAAAGCGCTAGAAGGTAGATTTGCCAAGAAAATGGATGTGAATAGAAAAGCAGTGGAACTAGGAATGGAATTAGTTAAATTAACAATAAATTAA
- a CDS encoding thiamine pyrophosphate-dependent enzyme encodes MSYKDYIREEKLPLMWCKGCSHGITLASIARAMDTLKLDPEKTVVVTGIGCWGKSDDYFRTHVFHGTHGRALSFATGIKIPKEELKVLVLMGDGDGTTIGGNHFLHTARRNIDMTAIVTNNFNYGMTGGQYSSTSPEGSITSTSKYGTAEKSIDICDLAITSGATYVGRSTPYHVKQMDNLIAEAVDHKGFSMVEVTSLCPTYYGRYNYRANSVDMMKMMKDQGVKKSKYDELDESKKKECFPIGKLHQVEEEDFNTKYKKVKESIN; translated from the coding sequence ATGAGTTATAAAGATTATATAAGAGAAGAAAAACTACCTTTGATGTGGTGTAAAGGCTGTAGTCACGGGATAACCCTGGCTTCCATAGCAAGAGCTATGGACACGCTAAAACTTGACCCGGAAAAAACAGTCGTGGTAACAGGAATCGGCTGCTGGGGAAAAAGTGATGATTATTTTAGAACTCACGTATTTCATGGTACACATGGGCGAGCCCTATCCTTTGCGACAGGGATAAAAATACCAAAAGAAGAGCTTAAAGTCCTTGTCTTAATGGGAGATGGTGATGGAACTACTATTGGAGGTAACCACTTCCTCCATACTGCAAGAAGAAATATTGACATGACAGCTATCGTTACAAATAACTTTAACTATGGTATGACTGGAGGTCAGTATTCATCTACCTCGCCTGAGGGCAGCATAACCTCCACATCAAAATATGGAACAGCAGAAAAGAGCATAGATATCTGCGACTTAGCTATAACTTCAGGTGCAACTTATGTAGGTCGCTCTACACCTTACCATGTTAAACAGATGGACAATTTAATCGCAGAAGCTGTTGATCACAAAGGATTTTCTATGGTGGAAGTAACATCTCTATGCCCTACCTATTATGGTAGATATAACTACAGGGCAAATTCTGTGGACATGATGAAAATGATGAAAGATCAGGGTGTCAAAAAGAGTAAATACGACGAGCTTGATGAAAGCAAGAAAAAAGAGTGCTTCCCGATTGGCAAGCTTCATCAAGTTGAAGAAGAAGATTTCAATACCAAATACAAAAAAGTGAAAGAATCTATTAATTAG
- a CDS encoding 2-oxoacid:acceptor oxidoreductase subunit alpha: MGEVKFLQGNEACAEGAIAAGGRFFGGYPITPSSEIAAVAAAKLPKVDGCYLQLEDEIASIAAVIGASMSGAKSFTATSGPGFSLMQENLGVAVIGEVPCVIINVSRGGPSTGLATKQAQGDVMQTRWGTHGDHSIIVLAPSSVQECFDLTVEAFNLSEKYRTPVIVLTDKTVGHLREDVEIKKPEELEIVDRKKPTCSPEEYKPYKPDTDMIPPISNYGDPHLQRVNSSMHGEEGFLDMSPENSQKVVQRLWDKIEKNIDDIGMIETYHMDDAETAIISFGISARSSLQAVDKARKEGQKIGLVQLKTLWPFPEDKIKEAVKDCSDLVVVELNMGQLALEVERVFRDKDVLRINKFSGEDILPGEILEKLKEVPS, encoded by the coding sequence TTGGGTGAAGTTAAATTTTTGCAAGGAAACGAAGCTTGTGCAGAAGGAGCAATAGCTGCAGGTGGCAGATTTTTTGGAGGGTATCCAATAACCCCATCCTCAGAGATAGCGGCAGTTGCTGCAGCTAAGCTTCCAAAAGTAGACGGCTGTTATCTTCAGTTAGAAGACGAGATCGCTAGTATTGCTGCAGTAATCGGTGCCTCAATGTCAGGGGCCAAATCCTTTACAGCAACAAGTGGTCCAGGATTTTCGCTAATGCAGGAAAACCTTGGCGTTGCAGTAATAGGGGAAGTACCCTGCGTAATTATTAACGTATCAAGAGGGGGCCCAAGTACAGGACTTGCGACAAAGCAAGCTCAGGGTGATGTGATGCAGACCCGCTGGGGGACTCACGGGGATCATTCTATTATCGTACTTGCCCCGTCATCAGTTCAGGAATGTTTTGATCTGACAGTTGAGGCATTTAACTTATCGGAAAAATACAGAACTCCAGTAATCGTACTAACTGACAAAACAGTTGGTCATCTAAGAGAGGACGTAGAGATCAAAAAACCAGAAGAACTTGAAATAGTTGATAGAAAGAAACCAACTTGCTCCCCTGAGGAGTATAAGCCTTATAAACCAGATACAGATATGATACCACCAATATCTAATTATGGAGACCCACATCTACAGAGGGTTAACTCTTCGATGCACGGGGAAGAAGGTTTCTTGGACATGTCCCCTGAGAACTCACAAAAAGTTGTTCAAAGACTATGGGACAAAATAGAAAAAAACATCGATGATATCGGTATGATTGAGACATACCATATGGACGATGCCGAGACTGCAATAATATCCTTTGGGATCTCTGCTAGAAGCTCTCTTCAGGCAGTTGACAAAGCAAGAAAAGAAGGCCAAAAAATAGGACTTGTTCAGTTAAAGACGCTATGGCCATTTCCAGAAGATAAGATAAAAGAAGCAGTTAAAGACTGCAGTGACCTGGTTGTTGTAGAGCTAAACATGGGTCAGCTTGCCTTAGAAGTTGAAAGGGTGTTTAGGGATAAAGATGTCTTAAGGATAAACAAATTTTCAGGTGAAGATATCTTACCCGGTGAGATCCTAGAGAAGTTGAAGGAGGTTCCTTCCTAA
- a CDS encoding ATP-binding protein: MATKKGLPVIKNDRCKGCGICIEFCPKEVLKPTIDETPEVSSDDCIGCKMCQFRCPDLAIEVEERRE, encoded by the coding sequence ATGGCTACAAAGAAAGGTCTTCCCGTCATTAAAAATGATAGGTGTAAAGGCTGCGGTATCTGTATTGAATTTTGTCCTAAAGAGGTACTAAAGCCTACCATTGATGAAACCCCAGAAGTTTCATCAGATGATTGTATAGGGTGCAAGATGTGTCAATTTCGCTGTCCAGATTTAGCAATAGAAGTAGAAGAAAGGAGGGAATAA